Within the Catalinimonas niigatensis genome, the region GGAGCTTTCTAACTTCCGGAAGATCTGTTTTCAGATTACCCTGACGCAGTGCCTGATTGATCAGTTGAATATCTTTAGCAGAGCTATTGTCTTCCATCCAATGCCGTACAGCCTGATGAAGGTTATTTTTATTAAGCTGTGATGGAGAGGGCATGTCCGGCCATGTACTATCATAAGCAAGAGCATAGGAGACTTCTACATAAGCTTCAGTAGGGAGTTTGTAAAAATGTCTTTCGTAATAGCCTGGGATAATCTCTATGTAGGCTTTATGTCCCTTCCAGGGAGAGACATCTACGGTGTAATTATACCAGTCGGGCTGATCTACCTGTATTTCCAGTTCTCCGTAAATCGGGTCCTGAATCAGCTGAAAATTATCAATGATGATGCGAATGGATGACTGCTTGCCCAAAGCCCGGATGCCAATAAAATCTTTGGTAATCGTAAAGTCAGGAGAACGCAAAGCCCCAACTACTCCGGTATTAATCTGTCTGCTGGAAGCTTTGCCTTCGGAAAGGTCAATAAGCTGACCGGAGTTTTTGTGGAAAAGAGGGTTGCCCAGAGTCGTTTGGTGTTCAAAAGCCAGGCCTTCACTTTGCCAGCCATCCAGACCCTTGCCCCTGAAATCACCAATTACTTTATGGTCAGTTTCAGTAGTGTTTTGTTCCTGCTCTTCATGAAATCTCGCATTTTGCACAGGTAATATTTCTTCACCTATCCAATCTTCAGCCAAAAGTTTTCTGATGGCACCTCTGATCTTTTGGAGTTCTTCCAGGTCCTTCACTTCTTCCAGCCCAAGGTCTGCATCCTGTATGCTGAAACGGCTGCTTTTCATCACGCCATAGAGCGCATAATAGTCAGTGGTGGGTATAGGATCAAACTTATGGTCGTGACAGCGGGCACAGGATACAGTCAGTGCCTGAAAGGTTTTGGTGGTTACATCTATGATATTATCTATCCTTTCGGATTCGTCAATTGTCAGATTTACCGGACTGTGTTTGCCCTCCGACATGGCAAAGAAAGCAGTGCCCAGCCGGGATTCATTGCGACCGTTTTCAGTATTCCATCGGGGAGATTCCAGCAGATCACCTGCCAGGTGTTCTTTGACCAATTGAGGATAAGGCAGGTCTTCATTGAAAGCTCTGATCAGATAATCCCTGTATTGCCAGGCGCCCTGTACCGGATAATCAAACTCATGGCCTTTGGTTTCGGCGTAGCGTACCAGGTCCATCCAATGCCGGGCCCAGCGCTCTCCGAACTGTGGAGAAGCGATATACTGATCTACCAGTTTTTCGTAAGCTTCAGAGCGGTCATCAGCGACGAACTTTTCAATGTCTGAAGGATGCGGAGGCAGACCGGTAAGTAAATAAGCCAGCCTCCTGATGAGGGTAGTTTTGCTGGCCATAGCCATAGGAGACAGTTGATGATCTTCCAGTGAAGCAAGGATAAACGCGTCAATATCGTTGGCTACTTCTGCTTTATTTTTTACCTGAGGAAGCGTTGGCTTTTCAGGAGGAATAAAAGCCCAGTGTGGTTTCCAGTCTGCACCCTGAGCGATCCACTTTTCCAGTAAAGCTTTCTCCTGTTCAGTCAGGCTCAGGTTGCTTTCGGGAGGGGGCATCATTTCGTTGGGATCATCGGCATGGATGCGTCTGATCATTTCACTTTTTTGAGGATGCCCGGGAAACACAGCCTGTATACCATCCTCTCTCAGTGCAGTAGCGCCTTCAAAAATATCCAAGCGCAACTCAGCCTCGCGGCTGCTGGAATCGGGACCATGACAGAGGTAGCAGTTTTTAACCAGTATGGGTCGGATATGAAAATTAAAATCTACGGTTTGGGGTAGAGAAGCAGATTCATCATGGGAGCATTGGTTGAAAAATACTGCTGTGAAAAAGAGAAGGATAGCAGGAAAGAAGATTTTTATGAACTGATCTTTCATAACCCTTGCATAGCTATTGTAGTGGCAACATACATAATGCTGATGAAACTTTGTGAGAAGACTGCTGTTTGACCCAGTTCCATAAATCAATTCCAATTAGTAATGCTAACAATATACTGATATTGCTTTTCTGCTACAAGCCTTGTTGATTGTTGTTTATTCTTAGAATGCAAGGAAGTGGAAATCCGTAAAAAAAGAGAAGAGTATGTACGATTGTCAACCTTCAGGAAATGGAGGGGTTGTTGTCATTAAATCATTCCTTTGTAGAAGTAGTTATCTAAGTAAGTACTACTGATCTATCAAACCAAGCTATGAAATGATGTATAAAGTATTGAACAAAACATTCATCCTGGGTGTGCTCTACACTTGCATTTTTTTTGATCTGCCGGCCCAATCTACACGGATGAGCACCTATTGTAATCCTATTAATATTGATTACACCTACATGATCTATAACGCACACAATGACCTTTCGTACCGTTCGGGAGCCGATCCTGCCGTGGTAGAATTCAGAGGAGAATATTATATGTTTGTTACCCGGTCTATGGGCTACTGGCATTCTACGGATTTGCTCAACTGGACCTTCATCACACCTGAAAAATGGTACTTTCAGGGCTCAAATGCACCTGCTGCCCACAATTACAAAGATTCTCTGTTGTATGTCACCGGAGACCCTTCCGGCTCTATGAGCCTTCTTTACACCGATAGTCCAAAGCAAGGCGATTGGAAAGCGGTACCCGCTATTTTAAATGATCTTCAGGACCCTGCTTTCTTCATAGATGACGATGATCAGGCCTATATCTTTTGGGGCTCATCCAATGTATATCCCATTCGGGGCAAAAAACTGGACAAAACACGTCGTTTCCGCCCTGCCGAAGAAACCATTGAACTCTTGGGTCTGAATGAAGAAGAGCATGGATGGGAGCGTTTTGGAGAAAATCATTCCGATACTTTGGATGGCTACATTGAAGGTCCCTGGATGACCAAGTACAATGATAAATACTATCTCCAATATGCTGCGCCGGGAACAGAGTTTAATGTTTATGGCGATGGAGTATATACCAGCGATTCCCCTTTAGGACCCTATGAATATGCACCTAACAATCCTGTTTCCTATAAACCGGGTGGCTTTGCCAATGGAGCCGGACATGGAAGTACAGTATTGGGTCCAAAGGGGCAGTATTGGCATTTTGGTTCAGTGGCGGTCTCTGTCAATGTAAACTGGGAACGGCGTATCGCCATGTATCCAACCTATTTTGATGAAGAAGGATTGATGTATGCCAATACTTCTTTTGGTGAT harbors:
- a CDS encoding PSD1 and planctomycete cytochrome C domain-containing protein — protein: MKDQFIKIFFPAILLFFTAVFFNQCSHDESASLPQTVDFNFHIRPILVKNCYLCHGPDSSSREAELRLDIFEGATALREDGIQAVFPGHPQKSEMIRRIHADDPNEMMPPPESNLSLTEQEKALLEKWIAQGADWKPHWAFIPPEKPTLPQVKNKAEVANDIDAFILASLEDHQLSPMAMASKTTLIRRLAYLLTGLPPHPSDIEKFVADDRSEAYEKLVDQYIASPQFGERWARHWMDLVRYAETKGHEFDYPVQGAWQYRDYLIRAFNEDLPYPQLVKEHLAGDLLESPRWNTENGRNESRLGTAFFAMSEGKHSPVNLTIDESERIDNIIDVTTKTFQALTVSCARCHDHKFDPIPTTDYYALYGVMKSSRFSIQDADLGLEEVKDLEELQKIRGAIRKLLAEDWIGEEILPVQNARFHEEQEQNTTETDHKVIGDFRGKGLDGWQSEGLAFEHQTTLGNPLFHKNSGQLIDLSEGKASSRQINTGVVGALRSPDFTITKDFIGIRALGKQSSIRIIIDNFQLIQDPIYGELEIQVDQPDWYNYTVDVSPWKGHKAYIEIIPGYYERHFYKLPTEAYVEVSYALAYDSTWPDMPSPSQLNKNNLHQAVRHWMEDNSSAKDIQLINQALRQGNLKTDLPEVRKLHQLEQQLSRRFTDSSYFTGITDGFEINSPVFIRGNPLNPSEEVVHRRFLSSVPTKDSVFRSQGSGRKELAESIISPENPLTYRVMVNRIWHYLFGKGIVETVDNFGLQGKLPTHPELLDFLAINFQEEGGSLKKMVKYIVMSNTFRRAVVDDEALQKKDPEDLWLAGFPLRRLEAEAIRDGMLVASGSLDSSMYGPSVAVHLTDFMQGRGRPQASGPLDGDGRRSIYVEVRRNFLSPMMLAFDRPIPFSTFGKRNTTNVPAQSLMLMNDPFVAAQAEVMAKRVITQKELSLEERIQWIYAWSFARTAREEEVAQARAFIKNQAQLYQIQQDDVLESVDVWKDYCHTIFNMKEFIYLI
- a CDS encoding family 43 glycosylhydrolase, whose translation is MMYKVLNKTFILGVLYTCIFFDLPAQSTRMSTYCNPINIDYTYMIYNAHNDLSYRSGADPAVVEFRGEYYMFVTRSMGYWHSTDLLNWTFITPEKWYFQGSNAPAAHNYKDSLLYVTGDPSGSMSLLYTDSPKQGDWKAVPAILNDLQDPAFFIDDDDQAYIFWGSSNVYPIRGKKLDKTRRFRPAEETIELLGLNEEEHGWERFGENHSDTLDGYIEGPWMTKYNDKYYLQYAAPGTEFNVYGDGVYTSDSPLGPYEYAPNNPVSYKPGGFANGAGHGSTVLGPKGQYWHFGSVAVSVNVNWERRIAMYPTYFDEEGLMYANTSFGDYPHYAPAVPDKMGEFTGWMLLSYQKPVKASSSQGEYAAENIVDENIKTFWLAENNGDQQWIEIDLRNPGEIHAIQVNYHDYESDMYGKIPGLYHRYVIEGSADGETWLTLVDRKNSYKDVPNDYVELSTPQTVRYIRYKNIHVPTPYLAISGLRVFGLGQGKVPRNVKNLTVTRDEDRRDAMIRWNAQEDSQGYNVRWGIAPDKLYSAWLVYDQNFLELKSLTVDQVYYFAVEAFNENGRSSLSETIKIE